The Maniola hyperantus chromosome 9, iAphHyp1.2, whole genome shotgun sequence genome includes a region encoding these proteins:
- the LOC117985630 gene encoding uncharacterized protein isoform X1, with protein sequence MNSDLNDFVPSILRPRTIRKFHSNLLLTQNSIVSRRSLSLKRSNNNNSVKNLNEVDFQDKENLGNVISTQPKIVSQDKASESNSIKSLDIAYISQNNETESIPFSFEAVDLKDCDKHTVLSNTELNATPSESSEGTLINNYEERPVISLSFSVNDCDKIDISSYKSNIMKVSVEHKEAKLNVDCEIVEGSYVSEVTDENTLMNEISNGPKSPQKRRSDTTVNLEIKKQKLTTGEQSTEKILILKTNAIEKLSHVIVQPPNYKLVKRKIHDKSKSENDNRKFVVRSEIISVTSCHLKQKSIDTYFRSATRNDLKTKQLDESAVELLSGNDWNVCKVQRIGRNDVQEMNKSLGVVDAKYDGRILYKSSRNESAKTTRQPQRTVSPKAALKASLSDVPRKISPRSKKDSAGSFSPRRPVESLQFNLPIKSKSNRSSIAPRSNIPYHKIVAGTHFAVDAFSYGEIPNVKHYFLTHFHSDHYSGLKKSFNKLLFCSKITADLCISRLGVNPKCIQVINIDETIRVEGVEIAVVDANHCPGAVMLIFTLPNGKSLLHTGDFRAAPIMESFPVFWNKDMHTIYLDTTYCNPRYDFPTQDHSLEMALYILRQKKMELEKVGKNFSSVLIVCGTYTIGKEKFFLGMARRVGCSVWACPEKDRVLQAVEGRSFSRTSPQACQLHVVPMRDLTHEKLRSYLDSMQGTFKEVVAFKPSGWENGKNSSVEKDSVTIHGIPYSEHSSFSELIRFVKFLKPKQIVPTVDISGGIKTVQKYFPCPMVSKDSIQCQSKLTDFFSIQSRKPAAAVT encoded by the exons ATGAATAGTGATTTAAATGATTTTGTGCCATCAATTTTAAGACCGAGGACGATCAGAAAATTTCATAGTAATTTGTTACTAACTCAG AATTCCATCGTTAGTCGCCGTTCCTTGTCCTTAAAAAGAagcaataataacaacagtgtGAAGAATTTAAATGAG gTTGATTTTCAAGATAAAGAAAATTTAGGAAATGTAATTTCAACACAACCCAAAATTGTATCTCAAGATAAAGCATCTGAAAGCAACTCTATTAAGTCTTTGGACATAGCATacattagtcaaaataatgaaacAGAGTCCATTCCCTTTAGTTTTGAAGCTGTAGATTTAAAAGATTGTGACAAACACACAGTGCTATCTAATACAGAATTAAACGCCACACCAAGTGAATCCAGCGAAGGAAcacttattaataattatgaagAACGGCCAGTAATCTCTCTCTCATTTTCTGTCAACGATTGTGATAAAATAGATATAAGTTcatataaaagtaatattatgaaagtatCTGTAGAACACAAAGAGGCTAAGCTGAATGTAGACTGTGAAATAGTTGAAGGTTCTTATGTATCAGAGGTTACCGATGAAAACACTTTGATGAACGAAATTTCAAATGGACCAAAGAGTCCACAAAAAAGAAGATCAGACACTACTGTCAACTTAGAAATAAAAAAGCAGAAATTGACAACAGGGGAACAGAGTACAGAGaaaattcttattttaaaaacaaatgccATTGAGAAGCTTTCACATGTCATTGTTCAGCCACCAAATTATAAATTAGTTAAACGAAAAATTCATGATAAAAGTAAAAGCGAAAACGACAATCGAAAATTTGTAGTACGGTCTGAAATAATTAGTGTTACAAGTTGTCATCTAAAGCAAAAATCTATTGACACGTATTTTAGAAGTGCAACTAGAAATGATTTGAAAACCAAACAGTTGGATGAAAGTGCAGTCGAATTGCTAAGTGGTAATGATTGGAATGTTTGTAAAGTTCAGCGAATAGGACGTAATGACGTACAGGAGATGAACAAGAGTTTAGGTGTCGTCGATGCTAAATACGATGGACGTATACTATATAAGTCAAGTCGGAATGAATCGGCGAAAACCACACGTCAACCGCAGCGGACGGTGTCGCCCAAAGCTGCCCTCAAGGCCTCATTGTCAGATGTGCCGCGGAAAATCTCACCGAGATCTAAAAAAGACAGTGCTGGATCATTTTCACCTAGAAGACCTGTTGAATCTTTACAATTTAATCTACCAATAAAGTCTAAATCGAATAGAAGTTCGATAGCTCCACGCAGTAATATACCTTATCATAAAATCGTTGCAG GCACCCATTTTGCGGTAGACGCGTTTTCGTATGGGGAAATTCCAAACGTCAAACATTATTTCCTTACGCATTTCCATTCAGATCATTATTCAGGATTAAAGAAAAGTTTCAATAAACTGCTGTTTTGTTCTAAAATTACTG cggACTTATGCATATCACGTTTAGGAGTGAACCCAAAATGCATACAAGTGATAAACATTGACGAAACAATAAGAGTTGAGGGAGTGGAAATTGCAGTAGTTGACGCTAATCA CTGTCCGGGTGCCGTCATGCTGATATTTACACTGCCCAACGGTAAAAGCTTGCTGCACACTGGCGATTTTCGCGCTGCGCCCATCATGGAGTCTTTTCCCGTGTTTTGGAACAAAGATATGCACACCATATACCTGGACACTAC GTACTGCAACCCTCGTTATGACTTCCCAACGCAAGACCATAGTTTGGAAATGGCGCTATATATTTTACGGCAAAAGAAGATGGAGCTAGAGAAGGTCGGCAAAAACTTCTCTTCCGTTCTCATCGTTTGTGGCACGTATACTATAG GCAAGGAGAAGTTCTTCCTCGGCATGGCGCGGCGCGTGGGCTGTTCAGTATGGGCGTGTCCGGAGAAGGATCGCGTGCTGCAGGCGGTAGAAGGCCGCAGCTTCAGCCGCACGTCGCCTCAGGCCTGCCAGTTGCATGTTGTTCCCATGAGGGACTTGACTCATGAG aaattacGCAGCTACTTGGACAGTATGCAGGGAACTTTTAAGGAAGTAGTCGCATTCAAGCCGAGCGGATGGGAGAATGGGAAGAACTCTTCGGTTGAAAAGGACTCCGTAACTATACACG GCATTCCATACAGTGAACACTCGAGCTTCTCAGAGTTGATCCGATTCGTGAAGTTCCTCAAACCAAAGCAGATTGTACCCACTGTAGATATTTCGGGTGGCATCAAAACTGTTCAG AAATATTTCCCGTGTCCAATGGTGAGCAAGGATTCTATCCAGTGTCAGAGTAAACTGACTGACTTCTTCAGCATACAAAGCCGAAAACCAGCGGCTGCCGTTACCTGA
- the LOC117985254 gene encoding uncharacterized protein, translating to MHTSDNIDETIRVEGVEIAVVDANHCPGAVMLIFTLPNGKSLLHTGDFRAAPIMESFPVFWNKDMHTIYLDTTYCNPRYDFPTQDHSLEMALYILRQKKMELEKVGKNFSSVLIVCGTYTIGKEKFFLGMARRVGCSVWACPEKDRVLQAVEGRSFSRTSPQACQLHVVPMRDLTHEKLRSYLDSMQGTFKEVVAFKPSGWENGKNSSVEKDSVTIHGIPYSEHSSFSELIRFVKFLKPKQIVPTVDISGGIKTVQKYFPCPMVSKDSIQCQSKLTDFFSIQSRKPAAAVT from the exons ATGCATACAAGTGATAACATTGACGAAACAATAAGAGTTGAGGGAGTGGAAATTGCAGTAGTTGACGCTAATCA CTGTCCGGGTGCCGTCATGCTGATATTTACACTGCCCAACGGTAAAAGCTTGCTGCACACTGGCGATTTTCGCGCTGCGCCCATCATGGAGTCTTTTCCCGTGTTTTGGAACAAAGATATGCACACCATATACCTGGACACTAC GTACTGCAACCCTCGTTATGACTTCCCAACGCAAGACCATAGTTTGGAAATGGCGCTATATATTTTACGGCAAAAGAAGATGGAGCTAGAGAAGGTCGGCAAAAACTTCTCTTCCGTTCTCATCGTTTGTGGCACGTATACTATAG GCAAGGAGAAGTTCTTCCTCGGCATGGCGCGGCGCGTGGGCTGTTCAGTATGGGCGTGTCCGGAGAAGGATCGCGTGCTGCAGGCGGTAGAAGGCCGCAGCTTCAGCCGCACGTCGCCTCAGGCCTGCCAGTTGCATGTTGTTCCCATGAGGGACTTGACTCATGAG aaattacGCAGCTACTTGGACAGTATGCAGGGAACTTTTAAGGAAGTAGTCGCATTCAAGCCGAGCGGATGGGAGAATGGGAAGAACTCTTCGGTTGAAAAGGACTCCGTAACTATACACG GCATTCCATACAGTGAACACTCGAGCTTCTCAGAGTTGATCCGATTCGTGAAGTTCCTCAAACCAAAGCAGATTGTACCCACTGTAGATATTTCGGGTGGCATCAAAACTGTTCAG AAATATTTCCCGTGTCCAATGGTGAGCAAGGATTCTATCCAGTGTCAGAGTAAACTGACTGACTTCTTCAGCATACAAAGCCGAAAACCAGCGGCTGCCGTTACCTGA
- the LOC117985630 gene encoding uncharacterized protein isoform X2, which translates to MKHNLSYNSIVSRRSLSLKRSNNNNSVKNLNEVDFQDKENLGNVISTQPKIVSQDKASESNSIKSLDIAYISQNNETESIPFSFEAVDLKDCDKHTVLSNTELNATPSESSEGTLINNYEERPVISLSFSVNDCDKIDISSYKSNIMKVSVEHKEAKLNVDCEIVEGSYVSEVTDENTLMNEISNGPKSPQKRRSDTTVNLEIKKQKLTTGEQSTEKILILKTNAIEKLSHVIVQPPNYKLVKRKIHDKSKSENDNRKFVVRSEIISVTSCHLKQKSIDTYFRSATRNDLKTKQLDESAVELLSGNDWNVCKVQRIGRNDVQEMNKSLGVVDAKYDGRILYKSSRNESAKTTRQPQRTVSPKAALKASLSDVPRKISPRSKKDSAGSFSPRRPVESLQFNLPIKSKSNRSSIAPRSNIPYHKIVAGTHFAVDAFSYGEIPNVKHYFLTHFHSDHYSGLKKSFNKLLFCSKITADLCISRLGVNPKCIQVINIDETIRVEGVEIAVVDANHCPGAVMLIFTLPNGKSLLHTGDFRAAPIMESFPVFWNKDMHTIYLDTTYCNPRYDFPTQDHSLEMALYILRQKKMELEKVGKNFSSVLIVCGTYTIGKEKFFLGMARRVGCSVWACPEKDRVLQAVEGRSFSRTSPQACQLHVVPMRDLTHEKLRSYLDSMQGTFKEVVAFKPSGWENGKNSSVEKDSVTIHGIPYSEHSSFSELIRFVKFLKPKQIVPTVDISGGIKTVQKYFPCPMVSKDSIQCQSKLTDFFSIQSRKPAAAVT; encoded by the exons atgaaacataacctttcatac AATTCCATCGTTAGTCGCCGTTCCTTGTCCTTAAAAAGAagcaataataacaacagtgtGAAGAATTTAAATGAG gTTGATTTTCAAGATAAAGAAAATTTAGGAAATGTAATTTCAACACAACCCAAAATTGTATCTCAAGATAAAGCATCTGAAAGCAACTCTATTAAGTCTTTGGACATAGCATacattagtcaaaataatgaaacAGAGTCCATTCCCTTTAGTTTTGAAGCTGTAGATTTAAAAGATTGTGACAAACACACAGTGCTATCTAATACAGAATTAAACGCCACACCAAGTGAATCCAGCGAAGGAAcacttattaataattatgaagAACGGCCAGTAATCTCTCTCTCATTTTCTGTCAACGATTGTGATAAAATAGATATAAGTTcatataaaagtaatattatgaaagtatCTGTAGAACACAAAGAGGCTAAGCTGAATGTAGACTGTGAAATAGTTGAAGGTTCTTATGTATCAGAGGTTACCGATGAAAACACTTTGATGAACGAAATTTCAAATGGACCAAAGAGTCCACAAAAAAGAAGATCAGACACTACTGTCAACTTAGAAATAAAAAAGCAGAAATTGACAACAGGGGAACAGAGTACAGAGaaaattcttattttaaaaacaaatgccATTGAGAAGCTTTCACATGTCATTGTTCAGCCACCAAATTATAAATTAGTTAAACGAAAAATTCATGATAAAAGTAAAAGCGAAAACGACAATCGAAAATTTGTAGTACGGTCTGAAATAATTAGTGTTACAAGTTGTCATCTAAAGCAAAAATCTATTGACACGTATTTTAGAAGTGCAACTAGAAATGATTTGAAAACCAAACAGTTGGATGAAAGTGCAGTCGAATTGCTAAGTGGTAATGATTGGAATGTTTGTAAAGTTCAGCGAATAGGACGTAATGACGTACAGGAGATGAACAAGAGTTTAGGTGTCGTCGATGCTAAATACGATGGACGTATACTATATAAGTCAAGTCGGAATGAATCGGCGAAAACCACACGTCAACCGCAGCGGACGGTGTCGCCCAAAGCTGCCCTCAAGGCCTCATTGTCAGATGTGCCGCGGAAAATCTCACCGAGATCTAAAAAAGACAGTGCTGGATCATTTTCACCTAGAAGACCTGTTGAATCTTTACAATTTAATCTACCAATAAAGTCTAAATCGAATAGAAGTTCGATAGCTCCACGCAGTAATATACCTTATCATAAAATCGTTGCAG GCACCCATTTTGCGGTAGACGCGTTTTCGTATGGGGAAATTCCAAACGTCAAACATTATTTCCTTACGCATTTCCATTCAGATCATTATTCAGGATTAAAGAAAAGTTTCAATAAACTGCTGTTTTGTTCTAAAATTACTG cggACTTATGCATATCACGTTTAGGAGTGAACCCAAAATGCATACAAGTGATAAACATTGACGAAACAATAAGAGTTGAGGGAGTGGAAATTGCAGTAGTTGACGCTAATCA CTGTCCGGGTGCCGTCATGCTGATATTTACACTGCCCAACGGTAAAAGCTTGCTGCACACTGGCGATTTTCGCGCTGCGCCCATCATGGAGTCTTTTCCCGTGTTTTGGAACAAAGATATGCACACCATATACCTGGACACTAC GTACTGCAACCCTCGTTATGACTTCCCAACGCAAGACCATAGTTTGGAAATGGCGCTATATATTTTACGGCAAAAGAAGATGGAGCTAGAGAAGGTCGGCAAAAACTTCTCTTCCGTTCTCATCGTTTGTGGCACGTATACTATAG GCAAGGAGAAGTTCTTCCTCGGCATGGCGCGGCGCGTGGGCTGTTCAGTATGGGCGTGTCCGGAGAAGGATCGCGTGCTGCAGGCGGTAGAAGGCCGCAGCTTCAGCCGCACGTCGCCTCAGGCCTGCCAGTTGCATGTTGTTCCCATGAGGGACTTGACTCATGAG aaattacGCAGCTACTTGGACAGTATGCAGGGAACTTTTAAGGAAGTAGTCGCATTCAAGCCGAGCGGATGGGAGAATGGGAAGAACTCTTCGGTTGAAAAGGACTCCGTAACTATACACG GCATTCCATACAGTGAACACTCGAGCTTCTCAGAGTTGATCCGATTCGTGAAGTTCCTCAAACCAAAGCAGATTGTACCCACTGTAGATATTTCGGGTGGCATCAAAACTGTTCAG AAATATTTCCCGTGTCCAATGGTGAGCAAGGATTCTATCCAGTGTCAGAGTAAACTGACTGACTTCTTCAGCATACAAAGCCGAAAACCAGCGGCTGCCGTTACCTGA